One genomic segment of Actinoplanes ianthinogenes includes these proteins:
- a CDS encoding PHP domain-containing protein, translating into MSSRIDLHCHSTASDGTLTPAELVRAGAAAGLDVMAITDHDTTGGWAAAEAARPAGLRLVRGAELSCRWHGVQPSISLHLLAYLFDPAEPALAEAMRHLRTDREQRGERIVEKLRADGVPITWDEVHGYAAGGSVGRPHIAQALIRAGLVASTTEAFASAWLGARYFVPKIDLDVFEAIAAVRAAGGVPVFAHPRATKRGRVVPDELIVELADAGLFGLEADHEDHSPAERAEIRSLADRLGLVVTGSSDFHGTHKTVQLGAFVTAPEVFEKIAAAATGVTVLG; encoded by the coding sequence CTGAGCAGCCGGATCGATCTGCACTGCCACTCCACCGCCAGCGATGGCACGCTGACCCCGGCCGAGCTGGTCCGGGCGGGTGCCGCGGCCGGCCTGGACGTCATGGCGATCACCGATCACGACACCACCGGCGGCTGGGCGGCGGCCGAGGCGGCCCGTCCGGCCGGGCTCCGCCTGGTCCGCGGGGCGGAGCTGTCGTGCCGGTGGCACGGCGTGCAGCCGTCGATCTCGCTGCACCTGCTGGCGTACCTCTTCGATCCGGCGGAGCCCGCGCTCGCCGAGGCCATGCGGCACCTGCGCACCGACCGGGAGCAGCGGGGTGAGCGGATCGTGGAGAAACTGCGGGCCGACGGGGTGCCGATCACCTGGGACGAGGTGCACGGGTACGCGGCGGGTGGCTCGGTCGGCCGGCCGCACATCGCACAGGCGCTGATCCGGGCCGGGTTGGTGGCCAGCACGACGGAGGCGTTCGCGTCGGCGTGGCTGGGCGCGCGGTATTTCGTACCGAAAATTGATCTTGATGTTTTCGAGGCGATCGCGGCGGTGCGGGCGGCCGGTGGGGTGCCGGTCTTCGCGCATCCCCGGGCGACCAAACGGGGGCGGGTGGTGCCGGACGAGCTGATCGTCGAGCTGGCGGACGCCGGCCTCTTCGGATTGGAGGCCGACCACGAGGACCATTCGCCCGCGGAGCGGGCGGAGATCAGATCGCTGGCGGACCGGCTCGGCCTGGTGGTCACTGGTTCGTCCGATTTTCACGGTACGCACAAGACAGTCCAGCTGGGCGCCTTCGTGACCGCCCCGGAAGTCTTCGAGAAGATCGCCGCCGCGGCCACCGGCGTTACCGTCCTCGGGTGA
- a CDS encoding RecB family exonuclease yields MPERLFVCTPSKLGAYLDCPRRYRYSYVDRPTPPKGPPWAHNSLGASVHTALKNWYALPPERREPGALPTLLKSTWVREGYRDVELERAAYRRALDWLETYVATLDPEEEPLGVERVVAAKTSVLALNGRADRIDARVGPEGPEAVIVDYKTGRTGLHADDARGSQALALYAYAAQRVFRRPCYRVELHHLPTGTVAAHEHTDESLARQVRRAEEAATDIMAAEKAVAGGADPDETFPTNPGSLCGWCDFRKVCPAGASVAAKEPWAAVEHLAG; encoded by the coding sequence ATGCCCGAGCGTCTCTTCGTCTGCACCCCGAGCAAGCTCGGGGCCTACCTCGACTGCCCCCGGCGCTATCGATATTCATATGTCGACCGCCCCACCCCGCCCAAGGGCCCGCCGTGGGCGCACAACTCGCTGGGCGCCAGCGTGCACACCGCCCTGAAGAACTGGTATGCGCTGCCCCCCGAGCGCCGCGAGCCCGGCGCGCTGCCCACCCTGCTGAAAAGCACCTGGGTCCGGGAGGGTTACCGGGACGTCGAGCTGGAGCGCGCGGCCTATCGGCGGGCGCTCGACTGGCTGGAGACCTACGTGGCGACCCTCGACCCGGAGGAGGAGCCGCTCGGCGTGGAGCGGGTGGTCGCCGCCAAGACGTCGGTGCTCGCGCTCAACGGCCGGGCCGACCGGATCGACGCCCGGGTGGGTCCGGAGGGGCCGGAGGCGGTGATCGTCGACTACAAGACCGGGCGCACCGGGCTGCACGCCGACGACGCGCGCGGGTCACAGGCGCTGGCGCTTTACGCGTACGCGGCGCAGCGGGTGTTCCGCCGGCCGTGCTACCGGGTCGAGCTGCACCACCTGCCGACCGGGACGGTGGCCGCGCACGAGCACACCGACGAGTCGCTCGCGCGGCAGGTGCGGCGGGCCGAGGAGGCCGCCACCGACATCATGGCCGCGGAGAAAGCGGTGGCCGGCGGCGCCGACCCGGACGAGACGTTCCCGACCAACCCGGGATCGCTGTGCGGCTGGTGCGACTTCCGCAAGGTGTGTCCCGCCGGTGCCTCGGTCGCCGCGAAAGAGCCGTGGGCGGCGGTCGAGCACCTGGCCGGTTGA
- a CDS encoding Fur family transcriptional regulator, whose product MSTGEELLRAHGLRVTRPRLAVLEVLTGGGHLEVDDIAQRVRVRLDSVSTQAVYDVLGALSRAGLARRIEPAGSPARFEARVGDNHHHVVCRGCGAIADVDCTVGERPCLTPSEGHGFALDEAEVTFWGLCPACQARRLADTA is encoded by the coding sequence ATGTCCACCGGTGAAGAACTGCTGCGTGCGCACGGCTTGCGCGTCACCCGTCCGCGCCTGGCCGTGCTCGAGGTCCTCACCGGCGGCGGGCACCTGGAGGTGGACGACATCGCCCAGCGGGTGCGCGTCCGGCTCGACTCGGTCTCCACCCAGGCGGTCTACGACGTGCTCGGCGCGCTGTCCCGAGCCGGCCTCGCCCGGCGGATCGAGCCGGCCGGCAGCCCGGCCCGGTTCGAGGCCCGGGTCGGCGACAACCATCACCACGTCGTCTGCCGCGGCTGTGGGGCGATCGCCGACGTCGACTGCACGGTCGGCGAGCGGCCGTGCCTGACCCCGAGCGAGGGACACGGGTTCGCGCTGGACGAGGCCGAGGTCACGTTCTGGGGTCTGTGCCCCGCCTGCCAGGCCCGCCGCCTGGCCGACACCGCCTGA
- a CDS encoding CoA-binding protein codes for MRNAQQILADANVIAVVGASRDPFKPSHTVPLQMLRHGWRIIPVNPFVDEVFGVKTVPTLADLDEPVDLVDIFRPARDAVEVVRQAVAIGAPAVWLQSGIVSAEARKIAEEAGIDYVEDRCLAVERAVGRLTKLT; via the coding sequence ATGCGAAACGCTCAGCAGATCCTGGCGGACGCGAACGTCATCGCGGTGGTCGGCGCGTCCCGGGACCCGTTCAAGCCGTCGCACACCGTTCCGTTGCAGATGCTGCGGCACGGGTGGCGGATCATCCCGGTCAACCCGTTCGTGGACGAGGTCTTCGGGGTGAAGACCGTGCCCACCCTGGCCGACCTCGACGAGCCGGTCGATCTCGTCGACATCTTCCGGCCGGCTCGGGACGCCGTCGAGGTGGTCCGGCAGGCCGTCGCCATCGGCGCCCCGGCGGTGTGGCTGCAGAGCGGCATCGTCTCCGCCGAGGCCCGCAAGATCGCCGAGGAGGCCGGCATCGACTACGTCGAGGACCGCTGCCTGGCCGTCGAGCGAGCCGTCGGCCGCCTGACCAAGCTCACCTGA
- a CDS encoding oxygenase MpaB family protein, translated as MTGDVGLFGPDSITWKLHREPILMLGGLRSLYLQALHPRTVAGVAQNSGYRSDMWGRLVRTSDYVATVIYGSTAQVEEAGSRLRRLHSRLSAVDPRTGERFRLDDPDLLRWVHVAEVESFLTTAQRAGVPLTPAEVDGYYTEQLRAAELVGLDPATVPATAAEVADYYAALRPELGLTRDSAEAAFFLTLPPIPETWGSRALRLGLTLGPPRWAYLGLASTALGLLPPWARKMYGAPGWPTADLAAALSARSLRALLKGILAVLPTEYRISPAHQAALTRAGLA; from the coding sequence ATGACGGGCGACGTTGGTCTCTTCGGACCCGATTCGATCACCTGGAAACTGCACCGCGAGCCGATCCTGATGCTCGGCGGCCTGCGCTCTCTCTACCTGCAAGCCCTGCACCCGCGCACCGTCGCCGGCGTCGCGCAGAACTCCGGTTACCGCTCCGACATGTGGGGCCGCCTGGTCCGCACCTCGGACTACGTGGCCACGGTGATCTACGGCAGCACGGCCCAGGTCGAGGAGGCCGGTTCCAGGCTGCGCCGGCTGCACTCCCGGCTCAGCGCGGTCGACCCGCGCACCGGGGAGCGGTTCCGGCTCGACGATCCGGACCTGCTGCGCTGGGTGCACGTCGCCGAGGTGGAGTCGTTCCTGACCACCGCGCAGCGGGCCGGCGTGCCACTGACCCCCGCCGAGGTGGACGGCTATTACACCGAGCAGCTGCGGGCCGCCGAGTTGGTCGGCCTGGACCCGGCGACCGTCCCGGCCACCGCCGCCGAGGTCGCCGACTACTACGCGGCGCTGCGCCCGGAGCTGGGCCTGACCCGGGACAGTGCGGAGGCGGCGTTCTTCCTGACCCTCCCGCCGATCCCGGAGACCTGGGGCAGCCGCGCGCTGCGGCTCGGCCTCACCCTCGGCCCGCCGCGCTGGGCATACCTCGGCCTGGCCAGCACCGCGCTCGGCCTGCTCCCGCCGTGGGCGCGGAAGATGTATGGCGCACCCGGCTGGCCCACCGCCGACCTGGCCGCCGCCCTCTCCGCCCGCAGCCTGCGCGCCCTGCTCAAGGGCATCCTGGCGGTGCTGCCGACGGAGTACCGCATCTCCCCGGCCCACCAGGCCGCCCTCACCCGGGCCGGTCTCGCCTGA
- a CDS encoding DUF2231 domain-containing protein, giving the protein MFDQVNGLPVHALVLHAAVVFVPLLAILAVVYAAVPKWRPRLGWAVALLALAAPISTFVAKESGEQLYNRLVSNGLKGKGLEILNDHMDYGSMLLWFVLGLGVVSLVMVGLTFRPGRQLPAVANVVFVVLTLVLAAGSLYYVFETGDSGATAVWGSY; this is encoded by the coding sequence GTGTTCGACCAGGTCAACGGCTTGCCGGTACATGCGCTCGTGTTGCACGCCGCCGTGGTGTTCGTCCCGCTGCTCGCGATCCTCGCGGTGGTGTACGCCGCCGTCCCGAAGTGGCGTCCACGGCTCGGCTGGGCGGTGGCCCTGCTCGCGCTGGCGGCGCCGATCTCCACGTTCGTCGCCAAGGAGTCCGGGGAGCAGCTCTACAACCGGCTGGTCTCGAACGGGCTGAAGGGCAAGGGCCTGGAAATCCTCAACGACCACATGGACTACGGCTCGATGCTGCTCTGGTTCGTGCTCGGCCTCGGCGTGGTGAGCCTGGTCATGGTGGGGCTGACATTCCGGCCCGGCCGGCAGCTGCCCGCGGTGGCGAACGTGGTCTTCGTCGTGCTGACGCTGGTGCTGGCGGCGGGCAGCCTGTACTACGTCTTCGAGACCGGTGACTCGGGCGCGACCGCAGTCTGGGGCAGTTACTGA
- a CDS encoding DUF6758 family protein, which yields MHSNWRCDNCGDVPPFHVAEHISAEIVGTVLRESSSGPERMPLWGPWPLPPGWTVTGVGWAGDDRSGVRATALACSGPEPLGGGPADLVFIAEQPGVGLGNRFAGIPGIDPGYLLSETLSDHGAGSGPHAKIKVGGHPTPLWCVKSPEDRSAYVSEAKGMWLYAVAWPASAGYLLAEHVVLDDLSEGVPPELVFGAPSPYLHGRV from the coding sequence ATGCACAGCAACTGGCGCTGCGACAACTGTGGCGACGTTCCGCCGTTCCACGTCGCCGAGCACATCAGCGCGGAGATTGTCGGGACGGTGCTGCGGGAGTCGTCGTCGGGCCCGGAGCGGATGCCGCTGTGGGGACCCTGGCCGCTGCCTCCCGGCTGGACGGTCACCGGGGTCGGCTGGGCCGGTGACGACCGTTCCGGGGTACGCGCCACCGCGCTCGCGTGCAGCGGCCCGGAGCCGCTCGGTGGCGGTCCGGCCGACCTGGTCTTCATCGCCGAGCAGCCGGGCGTCGGCCTGGGCAACCGGTTCGCCGGCATCCCCGGCATCGATCCGGGCTATCTGCTGTCCGAGACGCTCTCCGACCACGGCGCCGGATCCGGCCCGCACGCGAAGATCAAAGTGGGCGGACACCCGACTCCCCTGTGGTGTGTCAAGTCACCGGAGGATCGAAGCGCGTACGTGAGTGAGGCCAAGGGAATGTGGCTCTATGCGGTAGCGTGGCCGGCAAGCGCGGGCTATCTCCTCGCGGAGCACGTCGTCCTCGACGACCTCTCCGAGGGGGTGCCGCCCGAGCTGGTGTTCGGAGCGCCCTCGCCGTATCTGCACGGTCGTGTCTGA
- a CDS encoding intein-containing Rv2578c family radical SAM protein, with product MRWSNLSASPDDGSLLDRAVPAAPPLPLALPGATVRTFDTPGFAGMTFYEIRAKSLINRVPGASRVPFEWTVNPYRGCSHACTYCLSGDTPILLADGSTRPLAELRPGDSVMGTMGAGPHRRYVPTTVLDHWATSKPAFRVTLSDGTRLVSSGDHRFLTDRGWRHVSPAEPHQPALAVGDLMFGVGHFAEPPKESPDYQAGFLCGLLRGDAAGRATREGDSWVRADLYLQDVSLPDALRWPELPSGEWFRGFLAGAFGAVGRAERLALAFESTDRIYLRWITEALTHLGLTSRTPVRCRADRPGRVETGRDLWAALRFRHLTGVLDAPLDASGVGVRADRRLAVADIEDLGLTLPLFDISTGTGDFIADGVVSHNCFARGTHKYLDLDPGHDFDSRVVVKVNAGELIRQELADRRWSGAPIAMGTNVDVYQRAEGRYHLMPEILAALRDHANPFSILTKGTLILRDLDLLRQAAEVTRVSLAFSVGFVDERVWRSAEPGTPSPRRRLDAVRRLTDAGFPVGVLLAPILPCLTDTEESIDETVSAIAAAGATSVTPIPLHLRPGAREWYASWLTREYPELVPRHRALFANGAYSPRSYQDELAARVRMAARRHGLHRPDNAQFRSLADQKPPTPQADQLTLL from the coding sequence ATGCGATGGTCCAACCTGTCGGCTTCGCCCGACGACGGCTCGCTCCTGGACAGGGCAGTGCCGGCGGCCCCACCCCTGCCGCTGGCGCTGCCCGGTGCGACCGTCCGCACCTTCGACACCCCCGGGTTCGCCGGCATGACGTTCTACGAGATCCGCGCCAAGTCGCTGATCAACCGGGTGCCCGGCGCCTCCCGCGTGCCGTTCGAGTGGACCGTCAATCCCTATCGTGGCTGTTCCCACGCGTGCACCTACTGCCTGTCCGGCGACACCCCGATCCTGCTGGCCGACGGCTCCACCCGGCCGCTCGCCGAGCTGCGGCCCGGCGACTCGGTGATGGGCACGATGGGCGCCGGCCCGCACCGGCGTTATGTGCCGACCACCGTGCTCGACCACTGGGCCACCAGCAAGCCCGCCTTCCGGGTCACCCTCTCCGACGGCACCCGCCTGGTCTCCAGCGGCGACCACCGGTTCCTCACCGACCGCGGCTGGCGGCACGTGAGCCCGGCCGAGCCGCACCAGCCGGCCCTCGCCGTCGGTGACCTGATGTTCGGGGTGGGCCACTTCGCCGAGCCGCCCAAGGAGTCACCCGACTATCAGGCGGGCTTCCTCTGCGGCCTGCTCCGCGGCGACGCGGCCGGCCGGGCCACCCGGGAGGGTGACTCCTGGGTCCGCGCCGACCTCTACCTCCAGGACGTCTCGCTGCCCGACGCGCTGCGCTGGCCCGAGCTGCCGTCCGGCGAGTGGTTCCGCGGCTTCCTGGCCGGCGCGTTCGGCGCGGTCGGCCGGGCCGAGCGGCTCGCCCTCGCCTTCGAGAGCACCGACCGGATCTACCTGCGCTGGATCACCGAGGCGCTCACCCACCTGGGCCTGACCAGCCGCACCCCGGTCCGCTGCCGCGCCGACCGCCCCGGCCGGGTGGAGACCGGCCGCGACCTGTGGGCCGCGCTGCGCTTCCGCCACCTCACCGGCGTGCTCGACGCCCCGCTGGACGCCTCCGGCGTCGGGGTGCGGGCCGACCGCCGGCTCGCCGTCGCCGACATCGAGGACCTCGGGCTCACCCTGCCGCTCTTCGACATCTCCACCGGCACCGGCGACTTCATCGCCGACGGCGTGGTCAGCCACAACTGCTTCGCCCGCGGCACCCACAAATATCTGGACCTCGACCCCGGCCACGACTTCGACTCCCGCGTCGTGGTGAAAGTGAATGCCGGCGAGCTGATCCGCCAGGAGCTCGCCGACCGCCGCTGGTCCGGCGCCCCGATCGCGATGGGCACCAACGTCGACGTCTACCAGCGCGCCGAGGGCCGTTATCACCTGATGCCGGAGATCCTGGCCGCGCTCCGCGACCACGCCAACCCGTTCTCGATCCTCACCAAGGGCACGCTGATCCTGCGCGACCTGGACCTGCTGCGGCAGGCCGCCGAGGTCACCCGGGTCAGCCTGGCGTTCTCGGTCGGCTTCGTCGACGAGCGGGTCTGGCGCTCCGCCGAGCCCGGCACACCGAGCCCCCGCCGCCGTCTGGACGCCGTCCGCCGCCTGACCGACGCGGGCTTCCCGGTCGGCGTCCTGCTCGCCCCGATCCTCCCCTGCCTCACCGACACCGAGGAGTCCATCGACGAGACGGTCAGCGCCATCGCCGCGGCCGGCGCCACCAGCGTCACCCCCATCCCGCTGCACCTGCGCCCCGGCGCCCGCGAGTGGTATGCGTCGTGGCTGACCAGGGAGTACCCGGAGTTGGTCCCCCGCCACCGAGCCCTGTTCGCCAACGGCGCCTACTCCCCCCGCTCCTACCAGGACGAGCTGGCCGCCCGAGTCCGCATGGCCGCCCGCCGCCACGGCCTGCACCGCCCCGACAACGCCCAGTTCCGCTCCCTCGCCGACCAGAAACCGCCCACCCCACAAGCCGACCAGCTGACCCTCCTCTGA
- the trxA gene encoding thioredoxin: MATVALTTANFDEVTSQDGIVLVDFWASWCGPCVRFAPTYERSSEKHPAITFGKVDTEAEAALAAKFDIRSIPTIMAVRDGIVVFSQPGALPESALESLIEKVEQLDMDEVREQIAAHKKAHDPKARSAEEPARTAS, from the coding sequence ATGGCGACGGTTGCGCTGACCACAGCGAACTTCGACGAGGTCACGAGCCAGGACGGCATCGTCCTGGTCGACTTCTGGGCCAGCTGGTGCGGGCCCTGCGTGCGCTTCGCGCCGACCTACGAGCGGTCCTCGGAGAAGCACCCGGCGATCACCTTCGGCAAGGTGGACACCGAGGCCGAGGCGGCTCTGGCGGCCAAGTTCGACATCCGCTCGATCCCGACGATCATGGCGGTGCGCGACGGCATCGTGGTGTTCTCGCAGCCCGGCGCGCTTCCCGAGTCGGCCCTGGAGAGCCTGATCGAGAAGGTCGAGCAGCTCGACATGGACGAGGTCCGTGAGCAGATCGCGGCGCACAAGAAGGCGCACGACCCCAAGGCGCGCAGCGCCGAGGAGCCCGCTCGCACAGCGAGCTGA
- a CDS encoding MarC family protein, whose protein sequence is MNLKLFGEFFVTLLVIVDPPGMVPVFLALTGALPAKARNRAGTQAVLLALGVIVGFAVAGQTLLDYLHVQLPALQAAGGLLLVLVALQLLTGKTDEPEEQGGTSNVALVPLGTPLLAGPGAIVATMLFVQRAESLDEYLVLAAAILAVMATVWLVLRFSGLIVKLLRPAGIEVLTRIAGLLLAAIAVQLIADAIFAFVQVYAPRL, encoded by the coding sequence GTGAATCTCAAGCTGTTCGGTGAGTTCTTCGTGACTCTGCTGGTGATCGTCGATCCGCCCGGCATGGTCCCGGTCTTCCTCGCGCTCACCGGCGCCCTGCCCGCGAAGGCCCGCAACCGGGCCGGCACGCAGGCGGTGCTGCTCGCCCTCGGCGTGATCGTCGGGTTCGCGGTCGCCGGCCAGACGCTGCTGGACTACCTGCACGTGCAGCTTCCGGCCTTGCAGGCGGCCGGTGGCCTGCTGCTCGTGCTGGTCGCGTTGCAGCTGCTCACCGGCAAGACCGACGAGCCCGAGGAGCAGGGCGGGACCAGTAACGTGGCGCTGGTGCCGCTCGGCACGCCGCTGCTGGCCGGCCCCGGCGCGATCGTGGCCACCATGCTGTTCGTGCAGCGTGCGGAGAGCCTGGACGAGTACCTGGTCCTGGCGGCCGCGATCCTGGCCGTGATGGCCACCGTCTGGCTCGTGCTGCGCTTCTCCGGGCTGATCGTGAAGTTGCTGCGGCCGGCCGGCATCGAGGTTCTCACCCGGATCGCCGGCCTGCTGCTCGCGGCCATCGCGGTGCAGCTCATCGCGGACGCGATCTTCGCCTTCGTGCAGGTTTACGCGCCGCGCCTCTGA
- a CDS encoding PH domain-containing protein, whose product MDPGEPRDPRGEGGHSPRDDDDDFRFRDPAMEDTDPGRTRAETYADERIEFEDPTFTAEELEGLDRSGGPRRFLPLEDEPTTLVARYLFPTERYRGEWKRHWIHLSAPLSIGAGATLLLGYLAGFLTRQDVNGMVTVAVLIWLGVISWVAWKVFDWYFDRFILTNKRVMVVNGIVTRKVAMMPLLRVTDMKYEQSALGRMLSYGTFVLESAGQDQALREVKHLPNPNELYLRVVEEMYEPQAVEARLGKDDEGDDA is encoded by the coding sequence ATGGATCCTGGTGAGCCGCGCGACCCGCGAGGCGAGGGCGGCCACAGCCCTCGGGATGACGACGACGACTTCCGGTTTCGGGACCCCGCGATGGAGGACACCGATCCTGGTCGGACACGCGCTGAGACCTATGCGGACGAGCGCATCGAGTTCGAGGATCCCACCTTCACCGCCGAGGAGCTGGAAGGCCTCGATCGCAGCGGCGGCCCGCGTCGCTTCCTCCCCCTGGAGGATGAACCGACCACTCTGGTCGCCCGCTATCTGTTCCCCACCGAGCGCTACCGCGGTGAGTGGAAACGGCACTGGATCCACCTGTCCGCGCCGCTGAGCATCGGGGCCGGCGCGACCCTCCTGCTGGGCTACCTGGCCGGGTTCCTGACCCGGCAGGACGTCAACGGCATGGTCACCGTCGCCGTGCTGATCTGGCTCGGCGTGATCAGCTGGGTCGCCTGGAAGGTCTTCGACTGGTATTTCGACCGCTTCATCCTGACCAACAAACGGGTGATGGTGGTCAACGGCATCGTCACCCGCAAGGTGGCGATGATGCCGCTGCTGCGGGTCACCGACATGAAGTACGAGCAGTCCGCCCTCGGCCGGATGCTCAGCTACGGCACGTTCGTGCTGGAGTCGGCCGGTCAGGACCAGGCGTTGCGCGAGGTCAAGCACCTGCCGAACCCGAACGAGCTGTACCTCCGGGTGGTCGAGGAGATGTACGAGCCGCAGGCGGTCGAGGCCCGGCTGGGCAAGGACGACGAGGGAGACGACGCCTGA
- a CDS encoding DMT family transporter produces the protein MNVRSSGQPIRPLTVLALAVAVCAVSSSAPLIAFAAAPALAVAFWRNGLASVALTPVALGPRRGEVRDAIRGSRRRAGVFCLLAGVALAAHFGTWMPSVQLGTVATSTALVATQPVWQGLIAAWQGRRPSTAGWIGIVLAVAGAAWATGADAGVSGQAVLADVLALLGAIFAAVYTALGEQARAALSTTTYTWICYGVCAVLLVIVCWSAGIPLTGYDPRAWAAILGLVAGAQLLGHSMFNYALQYTSATTVSVLILLEVPGAALLAWLWLGQSPRPGALPGLALLLAGVAVVILGAARRTRRPVPALADESLPT, from the coding sequence ATGAATGTGCGCTCATCAGGGCAACCGATCCGGCCGCTGACCGTGTTGGCGCTGGCTGTGGCGGTGTGCGCGGTCTCCTCCTCGGCGCCGCTGATCGCGTTCGCGGCGGCGCCCGCGCTGGCGGTCGCGTTCTGGCGCAACGGGCTCGCGTCGGTGGCGCTCACCCCGGTCGCGCTCGGCCCGCGCCGTGGCGAGGTGCGCGACGCGATCCGCGGCTCCCGGCGCCGGGCCGGGGTCTTCTGCCTGCTCGCCGGGGTGGCGCTGGCCGCGCACTTCGGCACCTGGATGCCCAGTGTGCAACTCGGCACGGTGGCCACCTCGACCGCGCTGGTCGCCACCCAGCCGGTCTGGCAGGGGCTGATCGCCGCCTGGCAGGGCCGGCGGCCGTCGACCGCCGGCTGGATCGGCATCGTGCTGGCGGTGGCCGGCGCGGCCTGGGCGACCGGTGCCGACGCCGGGGTCTCCGGGCAGGCCGTGCTCGCCGACGTGCTCGCCCTGCTCGGGGCGATCTTCGCGGCGGTCTACACGGCGCTGGGGGAGCAGGCCCGGGCGGCGTTGAGCACCACCACGTACACCTGGATCTGCTACGGCGTCTGCGCGGTGCTGCTGGTGATCGTCTGCTGGTCCGCGGGCATCCCGCTGACCGGGTACGACCCTCGCGCCTGGGCGGCGATCCTCGGGCTGGTGGCGGGTGCGCAGCTGCTCGGGCACTCGATGTTCAACTACGCGCTCCAGTACACCTCGGCCACCACGGTCAGCGTGCTGATCCTGCTGGAGGTGCCGGGGGCCGCGCTGCTCGCCTGGCTCTGGCTCGGCCAGTCCCCGCGCCCCGGCGCGCTGCCCGGCCTGGCTCTGCTGCTGGCCGGCGTGGCCGTGGTGATCCTCGGGGCCGCCCGGCGCACCCGCCGACCGGTCCCCGCCCTGGCCGACGAGTCCCTGCCGACCTGA
- a CDS encoding SDR family NAD(P)-dependent oxidoreductase yields MVFDARPSGGSPSRRDATRPADSRPPRSGVPGSDPDRPVEITPEVVEAEFEEASAEAAVTLRLDGKVALVTGAGSPDGIGYATARRLRDLGARVAIVSTTRRIHDRASELGITGFVADLTDESEVGALADAITDQLGDVEVLVNNAGLASRASPEVLRPVAQLTLDEWKAEIDRNLSTAFLCSRAFVGGMSERGWGRIVNLAATAGPVNALPTEAAYAAAKAGVVGLTRALAMELVADGVNVNCVAPGTIYTAASTVTEIKQGLGTPIGRPGTPDEVAAAVAFLCSPAASYITGQMLVVDGGNSVREAQFR; encoded by the coding sequence ATGGTCTTCGACGCCCGACCCTCCGGCGGCAGCCCCTCGCGGCGTGACGCCACCCGACCGGCTGACAGCCGCCCACCCCGCTCCGGCGTGCCCGGCAGCGACCCGGACCGCCCGGTCGAGATCACCCCCGAGGTGGTCGAGGCGGAGTTCGAGGAGGCCAGTGCGGAGGCTGCCGTGACACTGCGGTTGGACGGGAAGGTCGCGCTGGTCACCGGCGCGGGAAGCCCGGACGGGATCGGCTACGCGACCGCCCGCCGGCTGCGTGACCTGGGCGCCCGGGTGGCGATCGTGTCCACCACCCGGCGCATCCACGACCGGGCCTCCGAGCTGGGGATCACCGGGTTCGTCGCGGACCTGACCGACGAGTCCGAGGTGGGCGCCCTCGCCGACGCGATCACCGACCAGCTCGGCGACGTCGAGGTCCTGGTCAACAACGCCGGCCTGGCGAGCCGGGCCAGCCCCGAGGTGCTGCGGCCGGTCGCCCAGCTCACCCTCGACGAGTGGAAGGCCGAGATCGACCGGAACCTGAGCACCGCCTTCCTGTGCAGCCGCGCGTTCGTCGGCGGCATGTCGGAGCGCGGCTGGGGCCGGATCGTGAACCTGGCGGCCACCGCCGGCCCGGTCAACGCGCTGCCGACCGAGGCGGCCTACGCGGCGGCCAAGGCCGGGGTGGTCGGTCTGACCCGGGCGCTGGCGATGGAACTCGTCGCCGACGGGGTGAACGTGAACTGCGTGGCGCCGGGGACGATCTACACGGCCGCGTCGACGGTCACGGAGATCAAGCAGGGCTTGGGTACGCCGATCGGGCGACCCGGGACCCCGGACGAGGTGGCGGCGGCGGTGGCGTTCCTGTGCTCACCGGCGGCGTCCTACATCACCGGGCAGATGCTGGTGGTCGACGGCGGGAACAGTGTGCGCGAGGCCCAGTTCCGCTGA